The following are encoded together in the Microterricola viridarii genome:
- a CDS encoding type B 50S ribosomal protein L31 has protein sequence MKSEIHPTYAPIVFRDLASGATFLTRSTVGSAKTIEWEDGNTYPVIDVEISSESHPFYTGKQRIMDSAGRVEKFNQRFKGFGA, from the coding sequence ATGAAGTCTGAAATCCACCCCACGTACGCGCCGATCGTCTTCCGCGACCTCGCGTCGGGTGCAACCTTCCTGACCCGTTCCACGGTCGGCAGCGCCAAGACCATCGAGTGGGAAGACGGCAACACCTACCCGGTGATCGACGTGGAAATCTCCTCGGAGTCGCACCCGTTCTACACCGGCAAGCAGCGCATCATGGACTCGGCCGGACGCGTCGAGAAGTTCAACCAGCGCTTCAAGGGCTTCGGCGCGTAA